TATGCGGATTTTTTATTCCTTGTTATACCCATCATAATTTGTTCTTAATGAACTTATAGGCTTCAGTTAGCACAATTGAGGATTTAAATGGTGCGTACATATCCAACGATGGAAAGTTGGTTCTTGATTTCCTACAAGCCATTCATGCTGCTGAAAAAAGGCAAGCTGAGTTAGATGCTCATGCTTTTTCTGAGCAAAAGAGAATAATGAAGGTTTGTGCTGATGCTGAATTATTAGCATAGATTACTTAAATTTTCAAGTCATGATTTTCTGACTTGTAATCGGCTATTTCCTGCGTTATGGTCTCTAATATTCTTTCTGCAATTTAGGAAAAGTATGAGAAGGAATTAAAGGATGCAAGGGTGAAGGAGCTTATGTATGCTGAAGAGGCAGCAATGTTGGAAAAGGTTGTAGGCTTGCATCAACCTTTACCCTTTTTActaattgtatttttcatattatctcTTCTTGTGTTTGACTCTCATGTTCCACTTTCTATTTGTCAGCTCTTGTCTTATTAGATGACAGGGTTCTTGCATGTGAGTCTGTCTACATGTGCACACAAACACATTCTCTGGTTTTACACAAACACATTCTCTACTTTTCTTTTAGTCTTGATTGAACAAGGTACTATTATTGTGAGTTCAGTTCAAGCTGCATCTAATGCTATTTtgcatgttttgtttttctcttgaACTGATTTGATTTGATTCCTTGTATCATTCATGAAGGTTACTCTATCCCCTTCTCTTTTCCTGGCTAGGCCCTATTCGGAAATCAGCaggtggaaatttttttttttatagggacATGGGCTTAAACAAATTCTACTTCATGTTTTATGCTTCTAAGTAGGAAACCCTGAAATCTATGTTGCTACTGTTGgatattcttcttctttctctaactccttttcttttataggtaaacatctatttttttttttgtgggggtGTGAGAGTGGAATAGTTCTTTTGGTGTTGAACCTGGATTCGTTTTTCTAGACTTCTTTTAGTCTCTTAAGGTGTGATTGTGTTCATGATTAAGTGAGCTGAAATGATTCTGTGTGATGTGTACCTTTGATATATTGTATTGGTTATTAACTGACCTACTCTAAGCCAATGCTGGAATGTTTTTTTGCCTACATTTCAGGAACTAAACAAAGAAAGAGCAAAATTAGCTGCCACTATCAAGTCACTTCAAGAAAAAGCAGAAGAGAAACTTAAGACTGAACTTGAACAGAAGGTTGTCAGTTTGTTCCATTTTATCTGAAACCTTTCCTACATAGCTTAGCATTTGAAATCTATAATTTCAAATTGCTGGTCTGTGGTGGTCTCAGGAACGCGAATCAGAGTTGGAGCTGAAGAAAGCACTGGAGTTAGCAAAAGCTGAGTTGGCTGCAGCAATTGCAAGTGAGAAGGCATCCCACATAGAAAAAATTGCAGAAGCGAATCTTCATGTATGGTGTCTGATTTGATCACATAATCACAATATAGATACATGGTCCCTCTGTGTGGATAATTAGGCTGAGACAGTCATCATGTTTAAGAGAAAGGGCTATGCCTATCTAAACTAAACTGCAAAAACTGCCTCCAGAACAAATCTGTTGAGGGCAAGAAGCTTATCAAAAGAAATGCTGTAGTATTGTTGCTTTCCTTGGTCACTGAAGATGTCAACAACTGACTTTGTCAGGGAAGGCAGCCCAAATGGGGGCTGGTCATAGGCAAACTGTTGCTAGGTTCATGCTTTGATATAAAGTAGTTAGTTTTTCAGTTTGTAGAGTTGAAACAGAGGAAGATAGACTGAGGAGAGTTGATACTTCCACCTTTTGTCCCAAATATTTATTAAGATGGCCTTGAGTTTTAAGAAATACTCTTACAACTCAGGTTAAATGTATAAATAATCATGCTAGAATTTTGTGGATTCAAGTCACTGGAAAAATTGCTTGTATTATCTTAAATTCAACATTTACTTCTGATGCAAGGAGAGTGAAGGGAGAGGAGAAAGGGTAGTAGTGAGAGATCTATTTCCATTTGCAACCGCCACTGATGATGCAATCTTTAATCACTTTGCAAAACTTAAAGATCTGCTAATAAGTGCTGAAATTTAATGAGATTCAGAACCTTGCTTGATGTTAAATAATGTGTTTGATAAACTCTTGATCGCCAATATTTTTTACAGCTCACATATATCATCCTTTTTCTGCTTTTTTATTTCACCTATCAAGCTTTCAACAACGTCGAAGTCATCTATAAGATTTTAAATAGTTTCGGTTCTTGCTTTGTAGATAGATGCTTTGTGCATGGCATTCTATGCTCGATCTGAAGAGGCTCGTCAGACTCACTCTGTACACAAGCTTGCTTTGGTGAGATTTTTGTTCCATTTAATAATGCTCTTTTTGGGACATTTTGcagataaaataaattgaggtttcaatcaatgaactaaaaaaaGGTCTTACTTTGTCAGATATTTTCTAGCTTGCAAATCAAAATCCTATCTGTTATAGCATAATGAATATAAGGGTTTTGTAGGGAGCACTTGCACTAGAGGATGCACTGTCTAAAGGTCTGCCAATTCAGACAGAAATTGTGGTTTTGCACAAATATCTTGATGGCATTGATAAAGATTCTCTTTTGGCTTTGGTCCTGTCATCGCTTCCTGAAGAAACACGAAATCATGGAACAGATACCGTATTGAAATTGAATCAGAAGGTGAGTTTTTTTGTGGGTTCCATTGTTAATAATTATGCACATTGTACATTGTTTGCTTAGTATCAGCAGCTtgtgtttcttctttttgttaCATCTTTATTGAACCATCATACTCTGTTAATTAACAACAAATAACATAAAGTGCAGTACTTTCTGCCAAATCGGTGGACAGAATCAATGCCACTAACGGCGATCTGATGGCTATTTGATTATCAGTTTGTGGAGTTCTAATATCTATGTGGCACCATTTATATGTAGTAGTTGTGCTACGTTAATATGTTGCTTAAGGAGGTTATAATGCTTTAATTAATGTACTCATGCAGATGGTAAATATAAATAGCAACTTTATCTTTGAGACAAAATGTTCATTTTTCATGTTGCTACTTCAAGCTTTTGAGAAAGCCGTCTACTCATTTGAGacaaatttttcattttgcatATAAGTTGCAAATTCAACTAGCTTTTTACAAAGCCATCTACTCACATTTTATTTCAAGAATTGTTGATGACAAGCCAGTTGgtttattgtttttgttgtgttttgCACTAGCCAGTAAATGTTCTCCCCATAATGACTTTCTGAATGTACATGGGACCACTGGTCAAACATGTGGGATCTCACAGACAGGCAAAAGTTTTTGCTTGGAGGCACTTGATCCCCATTATGTAGGGAAATCATCTGCAAAGGGTAATTGAAGTAAGTTTGAATATCCTTAAAAGAACTGCCTCTGCTGTAGGAAGTTTGTCATTCCATTCTTCCTTCCCCTTATCCAATCCTTTATAAAACACACCACCAAAGCCTCCACTGGAGAAATCTCCTCTTCTCCAGTTGCTGCAGCATGGATCTGGGGTTTTTGTGAGCTTCCTCTGTATGTCAGAAGTTGCATTTACCAAGATGATGAAGTTCATGATGCATCGTTTTATTGTAGCATGTTAAATATTCTTCTCTCCTTTGCCCCCTGCGTTATGAATGTACATATTTCAAATGCTTTGAACTATCCTCAAATATCTATGGTTCTTGTTCACCTTGTCTCTCTAATGCCTGAACTCTGTGAGACCCAGCACTATCTTGTAGCTAAAATGAGTGCAGTGCTTATAATTGAATCTTCAAGCTTTTCTGAAGTTGGTCCACCTGGATGATGCTTGACACATTATATTTTGCTATGATCTTAGACAGAATACTTTCAAATTTCCCTTAGATACCAATTCAAAAACCTGAATTAGATAAATGACTATTCATCTACCCTCAATTCTCCTTGCAGTTTGATGACCTGAAAGCAACACTGCGACACTTCAGCCTAATCCCACCTGGAGGTGGTGGCATATTGGCGCATTCATTAGCTAATGTTGCATCTCGGTTGAAGGTATTTATATGCTAGATCTACCTTCATTTAAAATCACAAATGTGatctgccaaaaaaaaaaagtcgttCATTTGAGTACTCTTTAAAGTTTGCTTCGACACTTTTTTAGGTTAAGGAAGGTGACCAGTCTGGTGATGGCATTGAATCTGTCATAAATAGAGTTGAGAGCCACTTGGCCCAAGGACAGCTTGTGGAAGCAGCAGATGCTCTTGAAGATGGTGTTAGAGGCAGCGAAGCAGCGGAAATTATTGTTGATTGGGTGAAGCAAGCGCGGAACAGGGCTATCGCAGAGCAAGCTCTAACCCTGCTTCAGTCATATGCTACTTCTGTTAGCCTCACTTAAAGTACCATATTTTGATTCTCCAAGCCAGTTCCTCAATTGGTATGGAATTTTCCTTCTGATGCTAAATTCATTGATGTAGAAGCTTTATACAAACAATACAGCCTTCAGACCCGTACCCCAGGGCAAACATTCCCTTTTGTGACACTTAACTTGAAAGCTTTGTAAGCAATAGTTGCATTTTTTGTCTGATTTTGAGTAGCTTGTCTGTAACCCTCTGAGTAAGTTCGGCTTCCTTTCTTATGTAGCCCGTTCCTCTCCAGGAACTGCCTGGGTTTTGTTCAGTTTGCAtgtttcaataaaatcaaatttctgCAGAAACCTCTGTTATCATGGTGTCCAACATAGTTgaaattgtttattttctaacaaTGTCATTGCGTTTAGTGTGGATTTTATTGAACCAGCAAAACCCAGATTAAAAAaggggagaattatgttttaggggtagatgggcccccaaattaacaaaaggtccgtataactcttcaaattgagttgaaggatatgaaattgtaacggacaaatataccctttaagaacacatataaaatattttataaaattaagttaaataattttttttcaataattttttttttcaaaaatactaaattaaataaaagtggttttcaaaaatattaaattaaaatttttttttcaaaaatgttaaattaaataattttttttcaaaaatattaaattaaataaaactatttttaaaaaaatattaaattaaataattttttttaaatagttcaataatttttttcaataatttttttttcaaaaatactaaattaaataaaagtggttttcaaaaatattaaattaatttttttttttcaaaaatattaaattaaataattttttttcaaaaatattaaattaaataaaactattttaaaaaatattaaattaaataattttttaaatattaaattaaataaaattattttaaaaaaatattaaattaaataaaagtatttttaaaaaatattaaattaaataaaattatttttcaaaaatattaattttttttctcaaaatcaacaaaaagcattttttgaaatactgaaggataatatatccttcaactcaattttcatactttcattgagtcttggactcaatttgaagagttacacggaccttttgttaatttgggggtccatctacccctaaaacataattctcccttaaAAAAGAAGACTTTCCAGGTTATTAGTCCGTGTTTGGCTTGCGAACCCTGAGAGGGTAACAAACACATTAGCAAAACTACATGAAGCCTGATAAGAAAAGAAAGGTCACCTAGGCATGTCCTTTCAGCCATCTGGGATTCCAAACTCGTTGGCAAAACTATATGTTGTTGATGCATCAGATCAGATCAAAATCTTgggtatgtttttttttttccttcctatAATTTCTAGGATCAggtcaaattttagaaatttcccCCAGCTGGTTTAAACTCGGTTAGCCTCTGAAGCTGATGTAGTTGTGATAATTACTGGGTGTCGGTGGTTGTTGAGCTTTATTCTTCTTCATATGAAGGTCAAGGACTCAAGGCATCTCTTTTAGGTCAAAAACCCTAGCCAACAGAGATGgaatataatttctaattttgttcCCATAATGGAACAAAATGTTGGTATAGAGACACAGCTATCACCTAGTCACAACTCTCACAAGTGGACCTTGTGGGTCACACACACCTTTATTCTACACGTACATCACTTGATTAAATCTGAGATAAATCTACCTCTGTGGTTTGCAAAATTCCCAAGTTAGGAAGGTCAGTATCTCTCAATCCGTATCCCTCCCATGGCTCTAGCATTCAATATAAGAGACAATTTGAATGTCCAATTCATGAAATTATGGAAATTTGCAGTTAAAGAAACATACCCTGCTAACAAACAAGGCATTTGGGTTTGGTTTTGggtattaaattttcatttgacAGGAGGTGAAGGCAAATCTCCATCTTGATCATTGAGGGATCAACTTCCATGAACATTGTTTTAGAATAGAAAAAGGTTGGAGGGTGGGTccagagagagagcgagaggcTACAACTCAACTAATTTCCAGCTCTCGCTGATTACATAGCTGGTGTCCAGTCCTAATCATTCTCCTTAGGTCCCAGCCACATCCAACACGCAAACAATACTAAAAATTGAGAACATTTCCAGCTATATCTTTGACTTCACCCAATTCTCAcgtcttctcttttttcttatttatgatttttttttttgtattttttcccTCTTACTATGAGTTAGTTTAGGagaacaatatttattttctaattcatatatggaagcaatttattaaaattatcctACCCCTTTTTGACTCAGAGTCTAATCCAATCAGGGTCTCAGTttctaagtttttcttttttcaaaggaaaatgatCACTCAAGCCTCTTGAAAATTATGGTAGAACATTCAAAGGACAATGCTTTACAAAAATATGCGACATGCTGATTATTGTCCTAATAATTAGTATTAGtatttattaatgaattgtAGTATGTTTTTTAGTTCAAAATAGCACATGGGGTGATGGAAGGCACATGCAATGatggaatatataaaaaaataaaaaagaaacaacttAACTATCATTACTTTTACCCCCATATTTACCACTGAACTCTTTGGCAAAGATTTATGGACAGtgcaattttattaataataataataataataataaaagataaattatatttaattaaatataaagaaaaaaaaaaaaacagttgaTATAGTTTAGGGAGTTGTCAATGCATGTAAGATGTCAATTTAGATAAGCGCTGGAGTGTAACTTCAAATCTGCAGCAATGAGGTCATCATGGCCCAAAtattttgattgtgtttttatttattttaattataataatcatatGATCAACCTTATTAGGTGTATCTTACTTTTTACTATAtcatattgttttctttatcataaattacattatttcctttttgtttttttggtagGCCAGctaagagagaaagagatgggCAGTGGTAGACCACCTTAGGTGGCTTCAGCCACTTCGCTTAGGTTGGCTCGACCAAAAGgagaaattaaacataaaagaaaaaaaagtttaaatttaataatttttcttttcaaatttatttctctcTTTTACTACAAGTTTTAaaagacatcatttttttttttaataaatgagagAATTTAGGCTTGTTTGGCtctagaaattaaaaaaaaaaaaaaacttttttttaaagacttttGTTATGTATGGGGTCAcggaaaatgtaagggaaaaaaaaatacgaaggaaaaatagaaggaaagaaaagtaaagaaaaatttaaaataaattaaaaatcagataaattatttttttttgttacttcaaattcattttatttattttaacttattaatataaaaattatataattttaaaatacacaagtttttaattagttttaattatatttgattttcttttatatttttcatagaacaaccaaatatgaaaaaatagtttttctttgcattttttttcttagtatttttcggaaaccaaacataattgtatttagaaatatcattaaaaaaaactgtaaaaaaaactttgggaaaaagaagaaaaaatataaaaaaaattcaacttattTTCATGGAGAGtcttaaggaattttttttagttattttttatttaaaaaatatttttaacaaatttttataaaaacgattttttttagttttcataacagttttaaaggcattttttttaaagccttctaaataatattagaaaatataaaaaatattttaagaatactTTTGCAAGGGTGCATAAAACAGatgtaattgtttttatatatttgagtttttttaaaacaattttgaaaatctattttttgagaaccaccattttaagaaaagtaaaaaataaattaaaaatcagataaattattttttttgttacttcaaatttattttatttattttaactcattaatataaaaattaaataattttaaaatacacaagtttttaattagttttaattatatttgattttcttttatatttttcataaaacaaccaaatatgaaaaaatcatttttctttacattttttttataatatttttcggGAACAAACATAATTGTATTtagaaatatcattaaaaaaaaactgtaaaaaaaactttgggaaaaagaagaaaaaatataaaaaaaattcaacttattTTCATGGAGAGTCttaaggaattttcttttagttattttttatttaaaaaatatttttaacaaatttttataaaaacgattttttttagttttcataacAGTTTTaaaggcaattttttttttaaagccttctaaataatattagaaaatataaaaaataatttaagaatactTTTGCAAGGGTGCATAAAATAGatgtaattgtttttatatatttgagcttttttaaaacaattttgaaaatctattttttgagaaccaccattttaattttcttactctttatttgtttttcaaacaaaaacctgataattttcaaaaataattaaattaccaTTTTGGGTCTGATTActtttaggaattttttaaacaaaaattataatgattttcgaaatactaataattaaagatttatttatttttcttccaaatgaAGACAGAGTTCAAagatctttatttatttgttgtctTAAATTATTCTGTACGGACCAGCCGAGCCGTGCAAAGCCGCGAAGTTCGGCTCCGAACTGTCGGTGGTCCTGTGAGCGCCCACTCTTAAAATCTCACGACAACGCACGCAATTTCTCGTTATAGAGAGattaaaaaacgaaaaaaaaagaaaaaaaaaaaaagaaaagaaaaaaacagcaATGAAGGGAAATAGTAAATAAGTGTGGAATTTTTGTGTTGCTCACTCTCAGTCTCTGCTTTTTCTCGTTCTCTCTCCTTTTATCTTCTCTCTTACGAAATCCATTGCTGCCTCCAAGATCTCCTCCAATTCGCTCTTTCTCTCTGCCTctccactttctctctcttcagCTGCCTCTCTTCGCATTCATGAAGATCGCCGCCTCTGCGATTTCCGAGGTGAATTTCAGCTCCGCCGGATTCCATCCTTTTCTCTATAATTAATAAtcgtttcttttattttatttttattttttcccttttatttttttcaattcattttgcTTTTCGGTGAGAATTTAGAATTTTAGTGAATGTGGGTAAATGCAAAGTCAGAAAGAAAAGACTGGATCTGCGGATTTGTTGTCCAAATTTTGATAGGCAAGCGCCTAGCAAGTTATGTTGTACAAATTTTCGAGTCAAACTGTGTCGGTTTCTACTAGATTTGGGTTTTTGTAGTTGGATTGGTGCTGAGGTTTTTGTCATTTTAGTGGATATTATTTGATCTGTTTGGATTCAATGACAATGAGTCTGGTTGTTGTTAGGTTGATGTGATTTTGTGTAATTCAGTTGTGTTGAAGTAGATTTTTGTATAATTCAGTTCGTTTTGGAATTCATGGATTCTTTTGGAGTTATCATTTTATCTGCTGTGATTTAATTCACATTTACGTGCAGTGGGATAATCTTGTTTTGAGGTGATTTTCAGCTCAGTTGGCGTTTCTTGCCAGTTAGCAATTGATCTGCCTTGCATTGCCAGTtatctttactttttctttttctttttttttcttttcttattttggatttggtttgcttTTCCACAGGGGGCTTTCTATTTTTGATCGGCTCTGAGTTAGATCTGGAGAGGGAGAGGGATCTGGTTTGATTTGTTTTGAGAATCTTGAAGTGCAGCGAAGCTGGCGGCAACACTGGGGTGGAGGTTTGCTGCCAGCAACGGCCTTGCTGCTAATGATATGGTACTACACCATgtatttctatttctttcaaTGGTTTTTATGAATGAAAATGATGGGATAAACCCAAATAATAAGAATTTAGTGAGTATGTTAAACTTGATCTGATGATAATGAATTTTAACTGGGATAAGCGTGGATGCATTTACTTCTAGTATGCAGCACTGATATTGCAAATTACATTGAGCTTTGCTGGTTCCTTGGTGGGCTTTGTTCAGTATGTATGGTTTGTGATTATTTCTGCTATATTGTTCAAGAAAGGGGAATTGAGACAGTTGTTTgcttttttattcaattattgtAGAAAAGAACAGATGTTGAAAGCgttaattttttcattctctttacaAAGGATGCTGGGTGTAAACATCTTATATTGATATGGGTTGTCCTCCAATGTAACCTTAAGGAATCCAAATTGCAACACAGACCAAGTTGATGCTTGTTCAGCCATGTGCaggaaaaaacatttaaattattgGGGATGCTgcaaatttgttttcatatatttagGGTATCTTTGCATTTACATTTGCCATgatgtgttttattttccccCTCAAATAAGAAGAGATGgtgtttattgttttttttttttcttcctgaTTTTGTTATTTCAACACCAAAGTAAAAAAAGTATGGACTtcattttgtatatttattgtGGTAGGCCAAATCAGCTTGGAACTGAATTTTCAAGTAGCTTCTCTGTTTAGATGACTTTACTTTCTATCAACTTGTGGCCTCTCAGTGTCAAAATGTATCATGCtgtatctttttaattttattactttacACTTCTGTATAGTTTTTGAAAGTTGATACTTCTAAATGAATAGgtatgataaaattgatttctttcATTTGATATATAACAACTATCTCCAAACCTCTCATTTGGATGGCAGGAAAGAAATGGGGATGCAAAACTTCAAGATTCTGAGCCTCCAACTCCACATTCCATTATAAAGATGGGTTTGAGGTCCTTTTCGAGCTCTATCTGCATTTCTCAGttggtttgattattttttatctgCATCCTGTGATTGGTAGTGACTAGTTTATTGTTACATA
Above is a genomic segment from Vitis riparia cultivar Riparia Gloire de Montpellier isolate 1030 chromosome 7, EGFV_Vit.rip_1.0, whole genome shotgun sequence containing:
- the LOC117918837 gene encoding uncharacterized protein LOC117918837 isoform X1; its protein translation is MLRRSVLEISSRKYYARVPRRITAQQIPPFFSSRKEFSAASQQNASQGSGSTGKPSNSGSFMSKFIVGGVVIGAAVMTAYQTGYLDQIIVKEPHSSSEPTRTGVVDLGVEVPVLKSEETGVVDSLVVPVPKSGDSQETGVSDLRERAGLPDSEEPNELSSNIEHKTEPRSDFPHVEDLREKKVKNQFPVKDIADLTPEESAVPIQEKDLPPYPHISTTSNDQITDSGTSSEGNIDMKDQEAIPSMEQNRRVPTISKTILDNTVPEKSNMDAVGITKDGSGKDLEPPGSLVDAYYLADKGDQTTAASSNGQGIGGDKHFSKEKEASVSTIEDLNGAYISNDGKLVLDFLQAIHAAEKRQAELDAHAFSEQKRIMKEKYEKELKDARVKELMYAEEAAMLEKELNKERAKLAATIKSLQEKAEEKLKTELEQKERESELELKKALELAKAELAAAIASEKASHIEKIAEANLHIDALCMAFYARSEEARQTHSVHKLALGALALEDALSKGLPIQTEIVVLHKYLDGIDKDSLLALVLSSLPEETRNHGTDTVLKLNQKFDDLKATLRHFSLIPPGGGGILAHSLANVASRLKVKEGDQSGDGIESVINRVESHLAQGQLVEAADALEDGVRGSEAAEIIVDWVKQARNRAIAEQALTLLQSYATSVSLT
- the LOC117918837 gene encoding uncharacterized protein LOC117918837 isoform X2; the protein is MLRRSVLEISSRKYYARVPRRITAQIPPFFSSRKEFSAASQQNASQGSGSTGKPSNSGSFMSKFIVGGVVIGAAVMTAYQTGYLDQIIVKEPHSSSEPTRTGVVDLGVEVPVLKSEETGVVDSLVVPVPKSGDSQETGVSDLRERAGLPDSEEPNELSSNIEHKTEPRSDFPHVEDLREKKVKNQFPVKDIADLTPEESAVPIQEKDLPPYPHISTTSNDQITDSGTSSEGNIDMKDQEAIPSMEQNRRVPTISKTILDNTVPEKSNMDAVGITKDGSGKDLEPPGSLVDAYYLADKGDQTTAASSNGQGIGGDKHFSKEKEASVSTIEDLNGAYISNDGKLVLDFLQAIHAAEKRQAELDAHAFSEQKRIMKEKYEKELKDARVKELMYAEEAAMLEKELNKERAKLAATIKSLQEKAEEKLKTELEQKERESELELKKALELAKAELAAAIASEKASHIEKIAEANLHIDALCMAFYARSEEARQTHSVHKLALGALALEDALSKGLPIQTEIVVLHKYLDGIDKDSLLALVLSSLPEETRNHGTDTVLKLNQKFDDLKATLRHFSLIPPGGGGILAHSLANVASRLKVKEGDQSGDGIESVINRVESHLAQGQLVEAADALEDGVRGSEAAEIIVDWVKQARNRAIAEQALTLLQSYATSVSLT